In Blastococcus saxobsidens DD2, the genomic stretch ACGGCGCCGGGACGGTGCTGGTGCGCCCCGGCTGGGCCCGGCTCGGCGGCCCGCTCCAGGCGGAGCTGCGCGGAGTGTGGTTCCGCGGCCCGCACTCCGACTACCTGCTCGAGAGCTCCCTGGGGAACGTGCTGATCCGTGAGCCCGGTCCGCCCCGTCACGCGGCGGGCACCCCGGTCGGGTGGGCCCTGGATCGACGCTGGGCCCTGGCGGAGCGCTGAGCGCATCAGTCCAGGAGCGCGGGCACCCTGGAACGGTTGTGCCGGTCGTTGACGATGGCCAGGTGCTTCTCGGTGTACCGGCGCAGCCGGCCGACCTGCTGCTCGGTCAGCGTGTCGCACACCCACTCCCAGTGCAGGGACACCCAGTCGCCGGGGTGCACCGTGCCCACCATCCCGACGCCGTCGACCGACTGCACGACCGTCTCGGTCTCCGGCGGCCCCAGCCCGAGACTGCCACCGTCCCAGGTCAGCGGCCGGCTCTGCACCACGACCTGGTCGCCCTGCACTGCCAGCACCCGTCCCCAGCGGATCCGGCACCGGTCCAGCACGGTGAGCGCGTGCGGCGCCTTGCGCCCCTCGGTCAGCAGGCCGGTGTAGGGATAGATGCAGAACACCGCGAAGCTGTGGTGCGGCACTCCCCCGGCCAGCACACCTTCGGTGAGGGTCGAGAACGTGCCGGCCGTGACGGCGCGGAACCGGTCCTCCATCGAGTCGCCCACCGCGCGCGTGCCGACCTGGTCCAACCGGGGGCTGCCGACCCAGTAGGCCTCCACCACCCGGCGGTCCAGCGGATCGTCCAGACCGGTGGCGCCCGCGATCAGCTGCAGGTACGGCCACGCGCCGGCGAACTGCTGGGCCATCGCGCGCAGGCCTCCGTCGTCCCGCCCGGCGACGCCGTACTCGAAGAACCCGCCGTGGTCCGGCGGCCCGCAGAAGCCGTGGGAGTTCGGCGGGAAGGCGTAGCGCGCGAACAGGACCGGTCCGGGGACGACCGCTGAGTTCGCCGTCACCACGGCGTCCTCCTCTCGTCGGCCGGCACCCCGGTCGGCGGGCTCGGCACGCCGTCGGCGAGCGCCGCATCGACGGCGCCGAACTCGTCGAGGGCCCCGAGCTCTTCGAGCACGGCGAGGGTCTCCAGCGCCGACGTCTCGTCCAGCTGCCG encodes the following:
- a CDS encoding DUF6390 family protein; the protein is MTANSAVVPGPVLFARYAFPPNSHGFCGPPDHGGFFEYGVAGRDDGGLRAMAQQFAGAWPYLQLIAGATGLDDPLDRRVVEAYWVGSPRLDQVGTRAVGDSMEDRFRAVTAGTFSTLTEGVLAGGVPHHSFAVFCIYPYTGLLTEGRKAPHALTVLDRCRIRWGRVLAVQGDQVVVQSRPLTWDGGSLGLGPPETETVVQSVDGVGMVGTVHPGDWVSLHWEWVCDTLTEQQVGRLRRYTEKHLAIVNDRHNRSRVPALLD